The Chryseobacterium suipulveris genome window below encodes:
- a CDS encoding PspC family transcriptional regulator produces the protein MLDNLRHKMERQWFGVLTRMGAKLGIPVSKLRVFFIYSTFATAGVFFLIYLGLAFTLWIKDMFITRRPGVFDL, from the coding sequence ATGCTCGACAATTTACGGCACAAAATGGAAAGACAGTGGTTCGGCGTTCTCACAAGAATGGGCGCGAAACTGGGAATTCCCGTATCAAAACTCCGGGTGTTCTTCATCTACTCCACATTTGCGACAGCGGGCGTGTTCTTCCTCATTTATCTAGGACTGGCTTTTACGCTTTGGATCAAGGATATGTTTATCACGAGAAGACCGGGCGTTTTCGATCTTTAA
- a CDS encoding GH92 family glycosyl hydrolase, translating into MKTLFTFLSLSFFVMSNSQKLTSYVNPFVGTKNMGHTFPGATAPFGMVQLSPETNQVPYAIDGKYNPETYRYCSGYQYDDKTIFGFAHTHFSGVGHSDLGDFLMMPTVGKLTLEPGTAELPKSGYHSQFTKNTEKASPGFYEVVLDDYGIKAELTASERVGFHRYTFPKSTESHIILDLMSNIYNYDSKNVWTFVRVEDNQTVTGYRETTGWARTKKVFFAMKFSKPFKKYGRKRYEKVEYNGFYRKFNEDENFPEFAGRQIRCYFDFDTTENEQILVKFALSNTSTSGAMKNLEAEIPHWDFEKTKKETEAKWEKELSKIEVETLTENDKTTFYTALYHTMMSPILYQDVDGIYLDIDQNIHNAKDFTNYTVFSLWDTYRALHPLYNIIQPKRNNDFIKSMLSHARHSVHKALPIWSHYANENWCMIGYHAVSVLADAVAKNTTDADLKAMLNASVTSSNLKYYDGIGDYLKYGYVPEDKSSSSVSKTLEYAYDDWCIAQLAKKSGDKNLENEYLKRSENYRNLYNPQSGFMHPKLSDGTFKKDFDPMDTHGQGFIEGNAFNYGLYVPQNIPEMIKMMGGKNKFSKHLDEIFTTEIAEKYIEKNEDITRDGIIGNYVHGNEPGHHIPYLYNFTNDPWKTQERVRMIMRKMYSHGEDGLCGNDDAGQMSAWYVFSAMGFYPVLPGSDEYQLGSPLLISAKINLENGKTLKIRTENQSEKNVYVSKILVNGKEIKNQTLKHSDIANGGEIVFIMSGKR; encoded by the coding sequence ATGAAAACCTTGTTTACCTTTCTTTCCTTATCTTTTTTCGTTATGTCAAATTCGCAGAAACTTACTTCATACGTCAATCCGTTTGTCGGGACCAAAAATATGGGGCACACTTTTCCCGGAGCAACCGCGCCGTTTGGAATGGTGCAACTTTCGCCTGAAACCAACCAAGTTCCGTATGCGATCGACGGCAAATACAATCCCGAAACCTACCGATATTGTTCCGGTTATCAATACGACGACAAAACAATTTTCGGTTTTGCGCACACCCATTTCAGCGGAGTTGGCCATTCTGATTTGGGCGATTTTCTGATGATGCCGACAGTGGGAAAACTCACTTTAGAACCAGGAACAGCAGAGTTGCCGAAAAGTGGATATCATTCACAATTCACAAAAAATACCGAAAAAGCCAGTCCGGGATTTTACGAAGTGGTGCTCGATGATTACGGAATTAAGGCAGAGTTGACGGCGAGTGAAAGAGTAGGTTTCCATCGCTACACTTTTCCAAAGTCGACTGAATCGCACATTATTTTGGATTTGATGTCGAATATTTACAATTACGACTCGAAAAATGTGTGGACATTTGTAAGGGTTGAAGACAATCAAACCGTGACAGGATACCGCGAAACGACAGGTTGGGCAAGAACGAAGAAAGTATTTTTTGCGATGAAATTTTCGAAACCGTTTAAGAAATATGGCAGAAAACGTTATGAGAAAGTCGAGTACAATGGATTCTACAGAAAATTTAACGAAGATGAAAACTTCCCGGAATTTGCGGGAAGACAAATCCGTTGCTACTTTGATTTCGACACCACAGAAAATGAGCAGATTCTGGTGAAATTCGCGCTTTCGAACACCTCAACTTCGGGAGCAATGAAAAACCTTGAAGCCGAAATTCCACACTGGGATTTTGAAAAAACCAAAAAAGAAACCGAAGCGAAATGGGAAAAAGAGCTCTCCAAAATCGAGGTGGAGACTTTAACGGAAAACGATAAAACCACTTTCTACACCGCCTTGTATCACACGATGATGTCGCCCATTCTTTACCAGGATGTGGACGGGATATATCTTGACATCGATCAAAATATTCACAACGCTAAAGATTTTACCAATTACACCGTTTTTTCGCTGTGGGACACTTATCGAGCGCTGCATCCCTTGTACAATATTATTCAGCCGAAAAGAAATAATGATTTCATCAAATCGATGCTTTCTCATGCGCGACACAGCGTGCATAAAGCATTGCCAATCTGGTCGCATTACGCCAACGAGAATTGGTGTATGATCGGCTATCACGCGGTTTCGGTTTTGGCAGATGCAGTTGCAAAAAACACAACCGATGCAGATTTGAAGGCGATGCTGAACGCAAGTGTAACTTCATCCAACCTAAAATATTATGACGGAATTGGCGACTATCTGAAGTACGGTTACGTTCCCGAAGACAAGTCTTCTTCATCCGTTTCAAAGACTTTGGAATATGCATACGACGATTGGTGTATCGCGCAGCTCGCAAAAAAATCCGGAGACAAAAATCTTGAAAATGAATACCTGAAACGCAGCGAAAACTACCGAAATTTGTACAACCCGCAATCCGGATTTATGCATCCGAAACTTTCCGATGGAACTTTCAAGAAAGATTTCGATCCGATGGATACTCACGGACAGGGATTTATCGAGGGAAATGCCTTTAATTACGGACTTTATGTTCCACAGAATATTCCGGAAATGATTAAAATGATGGGCGGAAAAAACAAATTTTCAAAGCACCTTGATGAAATTTTCACCACCGAAATCGCCGAAAAATACATCGAGAAAAACGAGGACATCACCCGCGACGGAATCATCGGGAATTACGTTCACGGCAACGAACCGGGACACCACATTCCGTACCTGTACAATTTCACCAACGATCCGTGGAAAACCCAGGAAAGAGTGCGGATGATTATGAGAAAAATGTATTCGCACGGTGAGGACGGACTTTGCGGTAACGATGATGCAGGACAAATGTCGGCGTGGTATGTTTTCTCGGCGATGGGTTTTTATCCGGTTTTGCCGGGATCGGATGAATATCAGTTGGGATCACCACTGTTAATATCGGCGAAGATTAATTTGGAAAATGGAAAAACTTTAAAAATCAGAACGGAAAACCAGTCGGAGAAGAATGTGTATGTTTCCAAAATCTTGGTTAATGGAAAGGAAATTAAGAACCAAACGTTGAAGCATTCCGATATTGCGAATGGTGGGGAAATCGTTTTTATAATGAGTGGGAAGCGGTGA
- a CDS encoding DUF4328 domain-containing protein: protein MGSRKLVRSYSEPVQTCLDYEGNVCASERILNSRGINARQFLSTSHVSWWWFFWIIGNILGNFYFRYAMRAETIEELITSTQTSMVINIWGIPLALLAIKVIKDYSKAEPLLMKIRQEQLAANEGTTTPQPQQ from the coding sequence TTGGGCAGCAGGAAGTTGGTTCGTTCCTATTCTGAACCTGTTCAGACATGTCTCGATTATGAAGGAAATGTATGTGCGTCCGAAAGAATTCTTAACAGCAGAGGAATAAACGCACGACAATTCCTATCAACTTCTCACGTCAGTTGGTGGTGGTTTTTCTGGATTATTGGGAATATTCTCGGGAATTTTTACTTCCGTTATGCAATGAGAGCGGAGACTATTGAAGAGCTCATTACCAGTACCCAAACCAGCATGGTCATAAATATCTGGGGAATTCCTTTGGCTCTTTTGGCGATAAAGGTGATCAAAGATTATTCGAAAGCCGAACCTTTACTGATGAAAATAAGACAGGAACAATTAGCAGCAAACGAGGGTACAACCACGCCTCAACCTCAACAATAA
- a CDS encoding DUF4328 domain-containing protein translates to MKNLRPNEQRAKNAIILIWIILGLEIISLISGFSQYSLLQSAVNGSEISEAAADSNDNRESLIGIVFILTCIVSVVTFIMWFRRAYFNLHQMIRNLSHDESWAAGSWFVPILNLFRHVSIMKEMYVRPKEFLTAEE, encoded by the coding sequence ATGAAGAACTTGAGACCGAACGAACAAAGGGCAAAAAACGCCATCATTTTGATATGGATTATTCTGGGATTAGAAATCATTTCACTGATTTCCGGGTTTTCACAATATTCGCTGCTTCAGTCAGCCGTCAATGGATCCGAAATCAGTGAAGCTGCCGCAGATTCAAATGACAATCGTGAATCGCTGATCGGCATAGTATTTATACTCACCTGTATTGTTTCCGTTGTTACTTTTATCATGTGGTTCAGAAGGGCTTATTTCAACCTACACCAAATGATCCGCAACCTTTCCCACGATGAAAGTTGGGCAGCAGGAAGTTGGTTCGTTCCTATTCTGAACCTGTTCAGACATGTCTCGATTATGAAGGAAATGTATGTGCGTCCGAAAGAATTCTTAACAGCAGAGGAATAA
- a CDS encoding M14 family zinc carboxypeptidase encodes MKKILLLFVLFISFYGFSQEDYQKVRVFFQNQEELKKAVNLAETEPRTMKKGVFFECEIPKDRVEKIRNSGFKVEILEPNLREYYDRMEREFQEKGATNTCTTYSITDPVNYKPGSMGGYLNYNEVLAELDLMKTMYPNLITAKAAVSTFKTFENRPIYHVKISDNPESDEGEKKILYTALHHAREPGSSQQLIYFMWYILENYATNPEIKSLVDNSEIYFVPIVNPDGFAYNQQTKPNGGGMWRKNRRSGYGVDNNRNYSYQWGTTGTSTSTTSDTYCGPSPFSEPENQAIKWLCEQKQFSVAINAHTHGKLVLYPFGYAYNTPTVDDHAFQVTSAEMVKYSGYTNQISSELYPASGDSDDWMYADTSTKPKIFAYTPEIGSSFYEASGQIKNTCRDMLYTNLTALRILHNFAVFEDDSDGFFAQQNSQFKYSLKRLGLVENQNFTVKVTPVSSNIESVGSPVIHSALSIGTSVPGTIALNLKPAIQNGEAVTFNVEIDNGSYTTSETITKYFGTVTTNFIEPGNAITQWTKTGSWGTTTSQYVSAPSAITDSPSGNYSIGADTYIRTTNPINLTSASHALLEFYAKWNIEKGYDFAVLEASTNGTTWQPLCGKYTTTGTSSQISGAPVYDGIQNTWVKEQVNLADFVGQQLYLRFRLKSDASVTGDGFYFDDFSVKSISTASMAVADANSQSVKIYPNPASDKLFVKNQGRFTSYKIHSVTGQLLQQGKTDGSVEISRLGNGVYFIELSDGATSIREKFVVKK; translated from the coding sequence ATGAAAAAAATCTTACTACTTTTCGTTTTATTCATCAGCTTTTATGGTTTTTCACAGGAAGATTACCAAAAAGTGAGGGTGTTTTTTCAAAATCAGGAAGAATTGAAAAAAGCGGTGAATCTCGCTGAAACCGAACCGCGAACGATGAAAAAGGGAGTTTTCTTCGAATGTGAAATTCCTAAAGACCGCGTCGAGAAAATCCGGAATTCCGGCTTTAAAGTTGAAATCCTTGAACCCAACCTCCGCGAATACTATGACCGGATGGAAAGGGAGTTTCAGGAAAAAGGAGCCACAAATACCTGCACAACTTACAGCATCACCGATCCGGTAAATTATAAGCCAGGAAGCATGGGTGGATATCTTAATTATAATGAAGTTCTGGCAGAGCTCGATCTGATGAAAACCATGTATCCCAATTTGATTACTGCTAAAGCTGCGGTCTCCACTTTCAAAACCTTTGAAAACCGCCCGATCTACCATGTGAAAATCTCCGACAATCCGGAAAGCGACGAAGGCGAGAAGAAGATTCTCTATACCGCACTGCACCACGCGCGAGAACCGGGATCGTCGCAACAGTTAATCTACTTTATGTGGTATATTCTGGAGAACTATGCAACCAATCCTGAAATAAAATCCCTGGTTGACAATTCCGAAATTTACTTCGTCCCTATAGTGAATCCAGACGGTTTTGCCTACAACCAGCAAACCAAACCAAACGGTGGCGGTATGTGGCGCAAAAACCGCCGCTCCGGTTACGGCGTTGATAATAATAGGAATTACAGTTACCAGTGGGGAACAACGGGAACAAGTACCAGTACGACGAGCGACACCTACTGCGGACCAAGTCCTTTTTCTGAACCCGAAAACCAGGCAATCAAATGGCTTTGTGAGCAAAAGCAGTTCAGTGTGGCAATCAATGCACATACGCACGGAAAACTGGTTCTGTATCCGTTTGGTTATGCCTACAATACTCCCACAGTCGACGATCACGCATTCCAGGTTACTTCTGCAGAAATGGTGAAATACAGCGGTTATACGAACCAAATCTCCTCAGAACTTTATCCGGCTTCCGGAGATTCTGATGACTGGATGTATGCCGATACTTCAACCAAGCCGAAAATTTTTGCCTATACTCCAGAGATCGGCTCCAGTTTTTATGAAGCGTCGGGACAAATCAAAAATACCTGCAGAGATATGCTTTACACCAATCTGACTGCATTGAGGATTCTGCATAATTTTGCGGTTTTCGAAGATGATTCAGACGGATTCTTCGCACAACAAAACTCGCAGTTTAAGTATTCACTGAAACGGCTTGGTTTGGTAGAAAACCAGAACTTCACCGTGAAAGTCACCCCAGTAAGTTCAAATATTGAAAGCGTCGGCTCACCGGTGATTCATTCGGCGCTATCGATTGGCACGTCGGTTCCGGGAACAATTGCACTGAACCTGAAACCCGCAATCCAAAACGGTGAAGCAGTAACGTTTAATGTGGAAATTGATAATGGCAGTTATACAACTTCTGAAACAATAACCAAATATTTCGGAACAGTGACCACCAATTTTATCGAACCCGGAAATGCAATCACACAATGGACAAAAACCGGAAGCTGGGGAACAACCACATCGCAATATGTTTCAGCTCCTTCTGCGATCACCGATTCACCTTCAGGTAATTATTCTATCGGAGCAGATACTTACATCAGAACCACAAATCCCATTAATCTTACCTCCGCATCGCATGCTTTGCTGGAATTCTATGCGAAATGGAATATCGAAAAAGGATATGATTTTGCAGTGCTGGAAGCATCAACCAACGGAACAACTTGGCAACCGCTTTGTGGCAAATACACCACTACCGGAACAAGCAGCCAGATTTCCGGTGCACCGGTTTATGACGGGATTCAAAATACATGGGTAAAAGAACAGGTGAACCTTGCAGATTTCGTCGGGCAACAGCTTTACTTGCGTTTCCGACTTAAAAGTGATGCTTCTGTAACAGGGGACGGTTTCTATTTTGACGACTTTTCGGTGAAATCGATTTCAACTGCATCGATGGCGGTTGCTGATGCTAATTCTCAATCGGTAAAAATTTACCCAAATCCTGCTTCAGACAAGCTGTTTGTGAAAAACCAAGGAAGGTTCACTTCCTACAAAATCCATTCGGTAACCGGACAATTGCTGCAGCAAGGGAAAACAGATGGATCGGTTGAGATTTCGAGACTCGGCAACGGCGTTTATTTTATCGAGCTTTCAGATGGAGCAACATCGATCCGTGAAAAGTTTGTGGTGAAGAAATAA
- a CDS encoding thioredoxin family protein has product MKFRNWFSLVLILLYAGISAQIKDPVKFKYTVNTLPNDEYEAVLTATMDKGWHIYSQDLPEDSGIPTEMKVSSKDGITLIGKVVEVGKKIDEFSEAFGAQIVYYSNTAQFKQKFKLKNNSKPANIVAEITYQTCDDRVCLAPNTLEFEQKITPASAAAEPTVKEEVPATVAQTNTVSAATTSEVPVVATESSSGSPKVDGLKMSSIDHENPLTDCGVTKQKNSENFWTYLLLGFFGGLIALLTPCVFPMIPLTVSFFTKGKKDKAKGKRDAIIYGLFILLIFVLLSVPFHIIDGIAGNIFNEISTSVWLNIFFFVIFLFFAGSFFGYYDITLPSSIANKSSKAEEAGGLIGIFFMALTLVIVSFSCTGPILGSLLGSAVTGSANVPLLLTYALAGFGLSWAIVFGLLALFPQALQSLPKSGGWMNTVKVVLGFIELGLALKFLSKADLVSKTFFLKRELFIVLWILITIGLVLYLFGKIRFPHDDKKPKISLTRKLFGVLGIGFIIYLVQGLFPAERPKLQHLSGILPPINVSYLHDEKDGILGMHPEHDLFKALEIAKKENKPLLVDFTGYGCENCRKMEEFVWSEPDILPILQNDVVLASLYVDDKEELPESEQTSIDMGNGQKKKIKTIGDKWSLFQQINFNNNSQPHYVLMTPDGKVINHPVSGYMPKEEFKNFLVCGIDFFKKK; this is encoded by the coding sequence ATGAAATTCAGAAACTGGTTTAGCCTTGTTTTAATCCTACTTTATGCCGGAATTTCAGCTCAAATTAAAGATCCGGTAAAATTCAAATACACCGTCAATACTTTACCCAACGATGAATACGAAGCGGTTCTTACTGCAACGATGGATAAAGGATGGCACATTTATTCCCAGGATTTGCCGGAAGATTCGGGAATCCCGACAGAAATGAAAGTTTCGTCGAAAGACGGAATCACGCTCATCGGAAAAGTGGTGGAAGTCGGAAAAAAGATCGACGAGTTCTCGGAAGCTTTCGGAGCGCAAATCGTTTACTACTCGAATACAGCGCAGTTTAAGCAAAAATTTAAACTCAAAAATAATTCGAAGCCCGCAAATATTGTTGCAGAAATCACTTACCAAACCTGTGACGACCGAGTTTGTCTCGCTCCCAACACTTTGGAATTTGAGCAGAAAATCACTCCTGCTTCCGCTGCTGCTGAACCTACTGTAAAAGAGGAAGTTCCTGCAACGGTCGCACAAACCAATACTGTTTCAGCTGCAACTACTTCAGAAGTTCCCGTTGTTGCAACAGAAAGCAGTTCGGGTTCGCCAAAAGTTGACGGACTGAAAATGTCGTCCATCGATCACGAAAATCCACTCACGGATTGCGGCGTTACCAAGCAGAAAAACAGCGAAAACTTCTGGACTTACCTGCTCCTCGGATTTTTTGGCGGATTGATCGCTTTGCTTACTCCGTGCGTTTTCCCGATGATTCCGTTAACGGTTTCGTTCTTTACCAAAGGAAAAAAAGATAAAGCAAAAGGTAAGAGAGACGCGATTATTTACGGACTCTTCATCCTTCTGATTTTTGTTCTGCTGAGTGTTCCGTTCCACATTATCGATGGAATTGCGGGGAATATCTTTAATGAAATTTCGACTTCGGTTTGGCTGAATATCTTCTTCTTCGTGATCTTCCTGTTTTTTGCGGGAAGCTTCTTCGGATATTACGACATCACTTTGCCGAGCTCGATCGCCAACAAATCTTCCAAGGCGGAAGAAGCGGGCGGATTGATCGGGATTTTCTTTATGGCGCTTACTTTGGTGATCGTTTCGTTTTCGTGCACCGGTCCAATTTTGGGAAGTTTACTTGGTAGTGCAGTGACTGGTTCCGCAAACGTTCCTTTACTTTTGACTTATGCTTTGGCAGGATTCGGACTGAGTTGGGCGATTGTGTTCGGACTTCTCGCGCTGTTTCCGCAAGCACTTCAAAGTTTGCCAAAATCTGGTGGTTGGATGAACACGGTGAAAGTGGTTCTCGGTTTCATCGAACTCGGATTGGCTTTGAAATTCCTTTCGAAAGCGGATTTGGTTTCTAAGACTTTCTTCCTTAAACGCGAGCTGTTCATTGTTTTGTGGATATTGATCACAATAGGTCTCGTTCTTTATCTGTTCGGGAAAATCAGATTTCCACATGATGACAAAAAACCAAAAATTTCATTAACAAGAAAGCTTTTCGGTGTACTTGGAATCGGCTTTATCATTTATTTGGTTCAGGGTCTTTTTCCAGCAGAAAGACCGAAACTTCAGCATTTAAGCGGAATTCTTCCTCCGATTAATGTGAGTTATCTGCACGATGAGAAAGACGGAATTCTCGGAATGCATCCTGAACACGATCTTTTCAAAGCGCTGGAAATTGCCAAAAAGGAAAACAAGCCACTCCTCGTCGATTTCACTGGATATGGTTGCGAAAACTGCCGTAAAATGGAGGAATTCGTTTGGAGCGAACCCGATATTCTACCTATTCTTCAGAACGACGTTGTACTCGCGTCGCTGTATGTGGACGACAAAGAAGAACTCCCTGAAAGCGAGCAAACCTCGATCGATATGGGGAACGGACAGAAAAAGAAAATCAAAACGATTGGTGACAAGTGGTCGCTGTTTCAGCAGATTAACTTCAACAACAATTCGCAGCCGCACTACGTTCTGATGACTCCCGACGGAAAAGTGATCAACCACCCCGTTTCCGGTTATATGCCGAAAGAGGAATTCAAGAACTTCCTCGTTTGCGGAATTGATTTTTTCAAAAAGAAATAG
- the tilS gene encoding tRNA lysidine(34) synthetase TilS: MLTEKDLRESLQLLAPNPELHHYLLAVSGGVDSMVLLNLFQVSDFKFQVAHINYKLRGKESNLDQKLVEDFCRKNSIKFHLYEVSAKDNKPANSIQNWARNLRYDFFRKIQNQEKIEFLVTAHHLNDQLETFLINFSRGTGIKGLSGIPANDHQILRPLLNFSKDEIYEFAENNGIKFREDASNQKDDYLRNRVRNKIVPEILETAPNFLNQFGDTLSYLKSANRFIEHSVSKSFQEILVDGNDAEFTLNRKKLLQLDSFIINEIIRGLGFSRDEIEKVVNAENGKFFRSRTHEIKITRNEILCVRRPEK, encoded by the coding sequence TTGCTTACAGAAAAAGATCTCCGAGAATCGCTACAGCTTTTGGCGCCGAATCCCGAACTGCATCATTACCTTTTGGCGGTGAGCGGTGGTGTAGATTCTATGGTACTTTTGAACTTGTTTCAAGTTTCAGATTTCAAGTTTCAGGTTGCGCATATTAATTATAAACTTCGGGGGAAAGAATCAAATTTAGATCAAAAACTCGTGGAAGATTTCTGCCGAAAAAACTCGATAAAATTCCACTTGTATGAAGTTTCTGCAAAGGACAATAAGCCCGCAAACTCCATCCAGAACTGGGCAAGAAATCTGCGGTACGACTTTTTCAGAAAAATTCAGAATCAGGAAAAAATCGAATTTTTGGTTACTGCACATCATCTCAACGACCAGCTCGAAACCTTTCTCATCAACTTTTCGCGTGGAACTGGAATCAAGGGTTTAAGCGGAATTCCCGCGAATGATCATCAAATTCTGCGCCCACTACTCAACTTTAGCAAAGATGAAATCTATGAGTTTGCGGAAAACAACGGAATTAAATTTCGTGAGGACGCATCAAACCAAAAAGACGATTATCTGCGAAACAGAGTCAGGAACAAAATCGTACCCGAGATTTTAGAAACTGCTCCCAATTTTCTGAATCAGTTTGGTGACACTTTATCTTATTTAAAATCTGCGAACCGGTTTATTGAACACTCAGTATCAAAGAGTTTTCAAGAGATCCTGGTTGATGGAAACGATGCCGAATTTACTTTAAACCGAAAAAAACTGCTGCAACTGGATTCCTTTATCATTAATGAAATTATAAGAGGTTTAGGATTTTCTCGCGATGAAATTGAAAAAGTCGTGAATGCAGAAAACGGGAAGTTTTTCAGGAGCAGAACCCACGAAATCAAAATCACCCGAAATGAGATTTTGTGCGTCAGGAGACCTGAAAAGTAA
- a CDS encoding OmpA family protein, with protein sequence MRLVKFLAVGIMAITMTSCVSKKQFDAMKLNYDQCITNIGERQREIQDLKATNQGLASENNLLKDQNSALKTSLDACLANTGKGSANIDKLIGEINSSNKYIKQLISTNAKNDSLNLALSNRLKRSLDNVADQDVQVKVLKGVVMISLSDKMLYRTGDYNVLPAAADVLGKVAKVINDYDTYSVLIEGNTDNVPLNSANLPKDNWDLSALRATSMAKILQNQFGVNPNRITAGGRSEYNPKTTNASVSGRAENRRTEIIIMPKLDEFMKLMDIAPVKN encoded by the coding sequence ATGAGATTAGTAAAATTTTTAGCCGTTGGAATAATGGCGATTACAATGACTTCTTGTGTGAGCAAAAAGCAGTTTGACGCGATGAAACTCAATTATGACCAATGTATCACGAATATTGGCGAAAGACAAAGGGAAATTCAGGATTTGAAGGCGACAAATCAGGGATTGGCGAGCGAAAATAATTTGCTTAAAGACCAGAACAGCGCCTTGAAAACCTCTCTGGATGCTTGTTTGGCAAACACCGGAAAAGGTTCCGCCAATATCGACAAGCTGATCGGCGAGATCAATTCCTCCAACAAATACATCAAACAGCTGATTTCTACGAATGCGAAAAATGACAGTTTGAACCTTGCGCTTTCCAACCGTTTGAAGCGATCTTTGGATAATGTTGCGGATCAAGATGTTCAAGTGAAAGTATTAAAAGGAGTCGTGATGATTTCGCTTTCCGACAAAATGCTGTACAGAACCGGTGATTATAACGTGTTGCCTGCAGCAGCCGATGTTTTGGGCAAAGTGGCGAAAGTGATCAACGATTACGATACGTATTCCGTTTTAATTGAAGGAAATACCGACAATGTTCCGCTGAATTCTGCAAACCTTCCGAAAGACAACTGGGATCTTTCTGCTTTAAGGGCGACTTCGATGGCGAAGATTCTTCAGAACCAGTTCGGCGTGAATCCTAACAGAATCACTGCGGGAGGACGAAGCGAATACAACCCGAAAACGACGAACGCTTCAGTTTCGGGAAGAGCTGAAAACAGAAGAACCGAAATCATCATTATGCCGAAGCTGGATGAATTCATGAAACTGATGGACATCGCTCCTGTGAAAAACTAA
- a CDS encoding O-methyltransferase, producing the protein MSFFEENCPEMDRYLENHASSEPEILKRLRKETFQKTTQPHMISGYQQGRLLTILSKMMQPENILEIGTFTGYATLCLVEGLKKDGKITTLDVNEELAYLPKKYFAESEFSQQIDFRIEDAKEFLKNTNKVFDLVFIDADKENYVEYFELIKPRLKSGSVVLFDNVLWYGKVLEENPKQKSTQMIKQLNEMVAKDEDFENLILPLRDGVNLLRKK; encoded by the coding sequence ATGAGCTTCTTCGAAGAAAACTGTCCCGAAATGGACCGCTATCTGGAAAACCACGCTTCTTCCGAACCTGAAATTCTGAAACGGCTTCGCAAAGAAACTTTCCAGAAAACCACGCAACCGCACATGATTTCGGGATATCAACAAGGTCGGTTACTGACGATTCTCTCTAAAATGATGCAGCCCGAAAATATTCTGGAAATCGGGACTTTCACGGGCTATGCAACTTTATGTTTGGTGGAAGGTTTAAAGAAAGACGGAAAAATCACGACGCTCGACGTGAACGAAGAACTGGCTTATCTCCCCAAAAAATACTTTGCAGAAAGCGAATTTTCACAACAGATCGATTTTAGAATCGAGGACGCCAAAGAATTCCTGAAAAATACCAATAAAGTTTTCGATCTCGTGTTCATCGATGCCGACAAGGAAAATTATGTGGAATATTTTGAACTCATCAAACCGAGGTTGAAGTCAGGTTCCGTGGTTTTGTTCGACAATGTGTTGTGGTACGGAAAAGTTTTGGAAGAAAACCCAAAACAGAAATCCACGCAAATGATCAAACAATTGAACGAGATGGTCGCCAAAGACGAGGATTTTGAGAATCTTATTTTACCTTTGCGCGACGGAGTGAATTTGCTGCGCAAAAAGTGA